A window of Lentibacillus sp. Marseille-P4043 contains these coding sequences:
- a CDS encoding ABC transporter ATP-binding protein, with the protein MSQIKLKVSELNVNYGEFTALKGINMDVSHGELVVLLGANGAGKSTIFRAISGLNKPKHGEIRFLDKKVNGLSANKLVKLGIVQCAEGRKLFPEMSVRENLKMGGFVRRKNKKEITKSMEHVYDLFPILKDKMDNPAGSLSGGQQQMLAIGRALMANPKLLLLDEPSLGLAPLIVNQMFEIIQKINKEGTTVLLAEQNASAALKIADRGYVIENGQIVVKGSSDELFNNEEIRKAYIGA; encoded by the coding sequence ATGAGTCAGATCAAATTAAAAGTATCTGAATTAAATGTTAATTATGGCGAGTTTACTGCTTTGAAGGGAATTAATATGGATGTAAGCCATGGGGAGCTTGTTGTTTTGTTAGGAGCAAATGGTGCAGGGAAAAGTACAATTTTTCGGGCAATCAGTGGGCTGAATAAACCCAAGCATGGAGAAATCCGTTTTCTTGATAAAAAAGTAAATGGATTATCCGCTAACAAATTAGTAAAACTTGGCATTGTGCAATGTGCGGAAGGAAGAAAACTTTTTCCAGAAATGTCAGTACGCGAAAATCTGAAAATGGGTGGGTTTGTACGTCGGAAAAACAAGAAGGAAATTACAAAATCGATGGAACATGTTTATGATTTGTTTCCGATTTTAAAAGATAAGATGGATAATCCAGCTGGTTCATTGAGTGGTGGTCAGCAGCAAATGTTGGCAATTGGTAGAGCATTAATGGCGAATCCAAAATTACTTTTACTTGATGAACCCTCATTAGGTCTGGCGCCATTGATCGTTAATCAGATGTTTGAGATCATCCAAAAAATTAATAAAGAGGGTACAACAGTGCTACTGGCTGAACAAAACGCAAGTGCAGCTTTAAAAATCGCGGATAGAGGCTACGTAATAGAAAATGGGCAAATTGTCGTCAAGGGCAGTAGTGATGAACTATTTAATAATGAAGAAATTCGTAAGGCTTATATTGGTGCTTAA
- a CDS encoding ABC transporter ATP-binding protein translates to MVLKAEKVTKAFGGLMAVNGVDLDVKEGHIQAVIGPNGAGKSTFFNLISGFHPPTSGKITFKGKDITKAAPNEIAKLGIARTFQTTHLFEGATVLDNVIIGNRLRTKSGLWDAIFRTAREKREEQESLEKAYEALEFVGLTHVAEEMIGSITQEQKKRVAFALALATNPDLVLLDEPAAGVNPDETDGLAELINKMAESGLTVCLIEHKMSMIMSIADRIMVLNQGERIAEGTPDEIKNDPIVIEAYLGSGENESDQIKSI, encoded by the coding sequence ATGGTTTTAAAAGCAGAAAAAGTAACAAAGGCGTTTGGTGGATTAATGGCGGTAAATGGTGTCGACCTTGATGTGAAGGAAGGGCATATTCAAGCGGTTATTGGTCCTAACGGTGCAGGTAAATCAACATTTTTTAATCTAATTAGCGGCTTTCACCCCCCAACATCTGGAAAAATAACCTTTAAGGGAAAAGATATTACAAAGGCTGCGCCAAATGAAATCGCAAAACTAGGAATAGCAAGAACGTTTCAAACGACACACTTGTTTGAAGGGGCAACGGTTCTAGATAATGTGATTATTGGCAATCGCCTAAGAACAAAGTCTGGATTGTGGGATGCCATATTCAGAACAGCACGCGAAAAAAGGGAAGAACAGGAAAGTTTGGAGAAAGCATATGAAGCGCTGGAATTTGTGGGCTTAACGCATGTAGCAGAAGAAATGATTGGAAGCATTACACAAGAACAGAAAAAACGGGTAGCTTTCGCATTAGCACTGGCAACGAATCCTGATTTAGTACTTTTGGATGAGCCAGCCGCAGGTGTTAATCCAGATGAAACGGATGGTCTAGCGGAACTAATAAATAAAATGGCAGAGAGTGGATTAACTGTATGTCTTATTGAACATAAGATGTCGATGATTATGTCAATTGCAGATCGAATCATGGTATTAAACCAGGGAGAAAGAATTGCTGAAGGAACACCCGATGAAATAAAAAACGATCCAATTGTAATTGAAGCCTATTTGGGGAGTGGCGAAAATGAGTCAGATCAAATTAAAAGTATCTGA